One genomic region from Enterobacter hormaechei ATCC 49162 encodes:
- a CDS encoding excisionase family protein: MSDVVLLVPNDWVSEKVLIAVTGLKPGTILRARKECWLVGREYVHVSPDGNPKPSSECMYNRKAVDAWVASMKNKQPG; encoded by the coding sequence ATGAGCGACGTTGTTCTTCTGGTACCGAATGACTGGGTTAGTGAAAAGGTTCTGATTGCGGTTACCGGGCTCAAGCCCGGAACCATCCTCCGGGCCAGAAAAGAATGCTGGCTGGTTGGGCGGGAATATGTGCATGTTTCACCTGACGGAAATCCGAAACCTTCCAGCGAGTGCATGTATAACCGTAAAGCGGTCGATGCGTGGGTGGCCTCAATGAAAAACAAACAGCCTGGGTGA